In one window of Calypte anna isolate BGI_N300 chromosome 1, bCalAnn1_v1.p, whole genome shotgun sequence DNA:
- the COMMD6 gene encoding COMM domain-containing protein 6 isoform X2 yields MAAGSAAVRALAALDVGGTADKISLIPQDFFAELCEQIIQHLNHKIPGINTAELCQFVDMKWKLGVAMSSDTCRSLRFPYVAVTLSVADPSGQVTDKSFEMSIPQFKNFFRQFKEMAAVLETV; encoded by the exons ATGGCTGCCGGTTCCGCTGCGGTGCGGGCCCTGGCGGCGCTGg ATGTTGGTGGCACAGCAGATAAGATTAGTTTAATACCTCAAGACTTTTTTGCAGAACTG TGTGAACAAATAATTCAACATCTGAACCATAAGATCCCAGGTATAAATACAGCTGAGCTGTGTCAG tttgtaGATATGAAATGGAAGCTGGGAGTTGCAATGAGCTCTGACACCTGCAGGTCTCTGAGGTTTCCTTACGTGGCAGTGACACTAAGTGTGGCAGACCCTTCAGGACAAGTAACAGACAAATCTTTCGAAATGTCGATCCCACAGTTCAAG AATTTCTTCAGACAGTTCAAGGAAATGGCAGCTGTTCTTGAAACAGTTTGA
- the COMMD6 gene encoding COMM domain-containing protein 6 isoform X3: protein MKWKLGVAMSSDTCRSLRFPYVAVTLSVADPSGQVTDKSFEMSIPQFKNFFRQFKEMAAVLETV from the exons ATGAAATGGAAGCTGGGAGTTGCAATGAGCTCTGACACCTGCAGGTCTCTGAGGTTTCCTTACGTGGCAGTGACACTAAGTGTGGCAGACCCTTCAGGACAAGTAACAGACAAATCTTTCGAAATGTCGATCCCACAGTTCAAG AATTTCTTCAGACAGTTCAAGGAAATGGCAGCTGTTCTTGAAACAGTTTGA
- the COMMD6 gene encoding COMM domain-containing protein 6 isoform X1, translating to MAAGSAAVRALAALDVGGTADKISLIPQDFFAELCEQIIQHLNHKIPGINTAELCQRIQTSGIEINAGDLAKIANIFSFLFSTAARNNLSTEELVITLGNAVSTLPKHALQVIRHVWNEQGKSISVSEDARNRASVGQFVDMKWKLGVAMSSDTCRSLRFPYVAVTLSVADPSGQVTDKSFEMSIPQFKNFFRQFKEMAAVLETV from the exons ATGGCTGCCGGTTCCGCTGCGGTGCGGGCCCTGGCGGCGCTGg ATGTTGGTGGCACAGCAGATAAGATTAGTTTAATACCTCAAGACTTTTTTGCAGAACTG TGTGAACAAATAATTCAACATCTGAACCATAAGATCCCAGGTATAAATACAGCTGAGCTGTGTCAG AGAATTCAAACATCTGGGATTGAGATTAATGCTGGTGACTTGGCAAAAATAgctaacattttttcctttctttttag CACAGCAGCCAGAAACAATCTTTCTACGGAAGAACTTGTCATCACCTTGGGCAATGCAGTCAGCACCCTGCCAAAACATGCACTTCAAGTTATTCGACATGTATGGAACGAGCAGGGCAAATCCATCAGTGTGTCAGAAGATGCAAGAAACAGGGCCTCAGTGGGGCAG tttgtaGATATGAAATGGAAGCTGGGAGTTGCAATGAGCTCTGACACCTGCAGGTCTCTGAGGTTTCCTTACGTGGCAGTGACACTAAGTGTGGCAGACCCTTCAGGACAAGTAACAGACAAATCTTTCGAAATGTCGATCCCACAGTTCAAG AATTTCTTCAGACAGTTCAAGGAAATGGCAGCTGTTCTTGAAACAGTTTGA